The following coding sequences are from one Romeriopsis navalis LEGE 11480 window:
- a CDS encoding zinc-dependent metalloprotease, with protein sequence MAFALGLTLTVLPLGLRYVVGLEPVQAQVAQLTGKKAAKASLKATQSSKALARQQQRALAKSPATAKAAPAIATKAAGSKAAGSAASSSTAKPPAQKTDPKKQKSPFRPFDLLTKDTEKIDGLFTLYRDEKFGRLYAEIRPDQLETNHLMVMTLESAVGEKGLYSGLPLGDFMFKLQRVNNTLQLVVPNTYVRADRGTPRARALSRSFSDSVLQTLPIRSIHKERKSLLVEMNPLLLGDLPGLATAFGGGYGIDAKRSYVSQVKNFEQNTEMESVFGFTGGDGGGLFSAAFSTLPDSRAFDLRVRYSISKLPAKTAYQPRLADDRIGYFITAFQDFNKDTARRPFVRYINRWHLEKKDAQAALSAPKEPIVFWLENTIPVEYRQAMREGALMWNKAFEAAGFKDAVVVKQMPERADWDPADVRYNTIRWFNSTDSVFAMGPSRVNPLTGEILDADIVVDGNFVRSMKQEYRNLVEQNQQAKVPFTTALLGQKNLCNYGLAGRSLKEKIKTIPQAQLQRKLRFQSNPIGTQDLCYGIEASQQFALGAMNLSLMQNQLPSSDAIKDYVNDFLRELVAHEVGHTLGLRHNFRGSAMLQPKDLNNTKITRQKGLVGSVMDYNAVNLAPQGTKQGDYYTHIVGPYDKWAIEYGYKPSGQRSIAGERRFLGEIASRSAEPDLAYATDEDVYSFLDPKVNLFDMSGDGLTYAKTQMDNARAMWERVEKRYPLQGESFSDLRTAFNGVFNHYWQSASLLTNYVGGQSFNRYRYGDAKGRLPFEAVPLAEQRRSLELIRDNVFDETKFKFSPTLLNKLAPSRWSHWGTNTEVFRLDYPIFENVLFLQAITMYDLLSPDRLARLRDGEFKAPAETMSIPELFDTLQSAIWGEVLEPKDGVALSSLRRALQREHMNAMTKMILRQSNVPDDARTVARYKLRQLERAIKRAERKVNKQDIYTLAHLEEARDRISKALNAPIQSS encoded by the coding sequence TTGGCATTTGCGCTGGGCCTGACATTGACGGTCTTGCCCCTCGGTCTGCGCTATGTGGTTGGGTTAGAACCCGTTCAAGCGCAGGTGGCGCAGCTCACCGGTAAAAAGGCGGCGAAAGCTAGTCTCAAAGCCACGCAGTCGTCCAAGGCGTTAGCCCGTCAGCAACAGCGCGCCTTGGCAAAATCGCCGGCGACGGCGAAAGCGGCCCCAGCAATTGCGACAAAAGCGGCTGGGAGTAAAGCGGCTGGGAGTGCGGCGAGCAGCAGCACAGCAAAACCCCCGGCGCAGAAAACTGATCCGAAGAAGCAGAAGAGTCCTTTCCGGCCCTTTGACTTACTGACGAAGGATACCGAGAAGATTGACGGGCTGTTTACGCTCTACCGGGATGAAAAATTTGGCCGATTATATGCCGAAATCCGCCCAGATCAGCTCGAAACGAATCACCTAATGGTGATGACGTTGGAATCGGCGGTTGGGGAGAAGGGCCTCTATAGTGGTTTGCCGCTCGGGGACTTTATGTTTAAGCTGCAGCGGGTGAATAATACCTTGCAGCTGGTGGTGCCAAATACCTATGTTCGGGCCGATCGTGGTACACCCCGGGCACGGGCGTTATCCCGATCGTTTAGTGACTCGGTGCTGCAAACCCTGCCGATTCGCAGTATCCATAAGGAACGTAAATCGTTGTTGGTGGAGATGAATCCACTGTTATTAGGAGATCTGCCGGGCTTGGCGACGGCCTTTGGTGGAGGCTATGGGATCGATGCTAAGCGCTCCTACGTCAGCCAGGTGAAAAACTTTGAGCAGAATACTGAAATGGAATCAGTATTTGGGTTTACGGGCGGCGATGGTGGGGGGCTGTTCTCCGCTGCCTTTAGTACGTTGCCGGATAGCCGGGCGTTTGATCTGCGGGTGCGTTATAGCATTTCGAAGTTGCCGGCCAAAACTGCCTATCAACCGCGCTTAGCGGACGATCGCATTGGCTATTTCATTACGGCGTTCCAGGACTTCAATAAAGACACAGCGCGACGACCGTTTGTCCGTTATATCAACCGTTGGCATCTTGAGAAAAAGGATGCGCAGGCGGCGCTCTCGGCCCCGAAAGAACCGATTGTCTTTTGGCTCGAAAACACAATTCCTGTGGAATATCGCCAAGCCATGCGTGAAGGCGCATTGATGTGGAATAAAGCCTTTGAAGCAGCGGGCTTTAAAGATGCGGTGGTGGTGAAGCAGATGCCCGAGCGGGCGGATTGGGACCCGGCGGATGTACGGTACAACACGATTCGCTGGTTTAATTCGACGGATTCAGTGTTTGCGATGGGGCCATCACGGGTGAATCCGCTCACCGGGGAAATCCTTGATGCGGATATCGTTGTGGATGGCAACTTTGTGCGCTCGATGAAGCAGGAATATCGCAATTTGGTGGAGCAAAACCAACAGGCGAAGGTGCCGTTTACCACGGCGTTGTTAGGTCAGAAGAATCTGTGTAATTACGGTCTGGCCGGGCGCTCCCTGAAGGAAAAAATCAAAACCATTCCCCAGGCCCAGTTACAACGGAAACTGCGGTTCCAGTCAAATCCGATCGGGACACAGGATCTTTGCTATGGGATTGAGGCGTCGCAGCAGTTTGCCCTCGGGGCGATGAACTTGAGCCTGATGCAAAACCAGCTGCCGAGCAGTGATGCGATTAAGGACTATGTGAATGACTTCCTGCGGGAGTTGGTGGCCCACGAGGTGGGACATACGCTAGGTCTGCGGCATAATTTCCGGGGCAGTGCGATGCTTCAGCCCAAGGATCTGAACAACACGAAGATTACCCGTCAGAAGGGGTTAGTCGGTTCCGTGATGGACTACAACGCGGTGAACCTGGCACCCCAAGGAACGAAGCAGGGTGACTATTACACCCATATTGTTGGGCCGTACGACAAGTGGGCGATCGAATACGGTTATAAGCCGAGTGGTCAACGCTCGATTGCGGGTGAGCGACGTTTCTTGGGTGAGATTGCAAGTCGATCGGCGGAACCCGATTTAGCTTACGCTACCGATGAGGATGTTTATTCGTTCTTAGATCCGAAGGTGAATCTGTTTGATATGAGTGGTGATGGCTTGACCTATGCGAAGACGCAGATGGATAATGCCCGCGCGATGTGGGAACGGGTGGAGAAGCGCTATCCGCTGCAAGGTGAGAGCTTTAGCGATTTGCGCACGGCGTTTAATGGCGTGTTTAACCATTATTGGCAGTCGGCTTCATTGCTGACGAACTATGTTGGTGGTCAATCGTTTAATCGTTATCGCTATGGTGATGCGAAGGGCCGGTTGCCGTTTGAGGCGGTGCCTTTGGCGGAACAGCGGCGATCGTTAGAATTAATTCGCGATAATGTGTTTGATGAAACGAAGTTTAAGTTTTCGCCAACGCTATTGAATAAGCTAGCGCCATCGCGTTGGTCACACTGGGGCACAAACACGGAAGTGTTCCGGTTGGATTATCCGATTTTTGAGAACGTGTTGTTTTTGCAGGCGATCACGATGTATGACTTGCTAAGTCCCGATCGCTTAGCCCGGTTGCGTGATGGTGAGTTTAAGGCACCGGCGGAGACGATGTCGATTCCGGAGTTGTTTGATACGTTGCAGTCGGCGATTTGGGGTGAAGTGCTGGAGCCCAAGGATGGTGTGGCGCTGTCGAGTTTGCGACGGGCGTTGCAGCGCGAGCATATGAATGCGATGACGAAGATGATCTTACGACAGAGCAACGTGCCGGATGATGCGCGGACGGTGGCTCGGTATAAGCTGAGGCAGCTAGAACGGGCGATCAAGCGGGCAGAACGTAAGGTGAATAAGCAGGATATTTATACTTTGGCCCATCTGGAA
- a CDS encoding NAD-dependent malic enzyme, protein MANLLPNSSFSVLLKIQLPNRPGYLAQVIETIGQAGGNVGDITLLEQTRELCDREIVVDASSADHQQTIVGKVKALAEVKLLDWYDRTFQMHQGGKITVMTKTPLTRQSDLAMAYTPGVGRVCRAIADDPNRVFDLTVKQNMVAIVTDGSAVLGLGNLGPEGALPVMEGKAMLFKEFGGVDAFPICVQTQSTDAIVEIVKQVSPVFGGVNLEDIAAPRCFEIEARLKTELDIPIFHDDQHGTAIVVLAALTNALKFVKKALPSIKIVINGAGAAGIAVAKLLQEGGATNIWLCDSQGIVSRDRSDLNPAKQSMAVDTAGKLADAMQDADVFLGLSAPGVVSVEMVKSMAAAPIVFAMANPIPEIQPELVSDCVAVMATGRSDYPNQINNVLAFPGLFRGALDCRASDLTTRMFLAAARAIADLVPPSEIQATHIVPSAFDPAVATAVAEAVRQAAIADGVTKC, encoded by the coding sequence TACCGAATTCCAGTTTTAGTGTGCTGCTAAAAATTCAATTGCCGAACCGCCCCGGATATTTGGCTCAGGTGATTGAGACGATCGGTCAGGCCGGGGGAAATGTCGGAGACATTACGCTGCTTGAGCAGACGCGGGAATTGTGCGATCGCGAGATTGTGGTGGACGCGTCGAGTGCTGATCATCAGCAAACGATCGTCGGCAAAGTCAAAGCCTTGGCAGAAGTGAAGTTATTGGATTGGTACGATCGCACCTTCCAAATGCATCAGGGCGGCAAGATTACCGTGATGACGAAAACGCCGTTGACGCGTCAATCGGATTTAGCCATGGCCTATACGCCGGGGGTTGGCCGTGTCTGTCGGGCGATTGCGGACGATCCGAATCGTGTGTTTGACCTGACGGTGAAACAAAATATGGTGGCGATTGTGACCGATGGCAGTGCGGTCTTGGGCCTGGGTAATTTGGGGCCGGAAGGGGCGTTACCGGTGATGGAAGGGAAGGCGATGCTATTTAAGGAATTTGGGGGCGTGGATGCTTTTCCGATCTGTGTACAGACGCAGTCAACTGATGCGATCGTCGAAATTGTGAAGCAGGTTTCCCCGGTATTTGGCGGGGTTAACCTGGAGGATATTGCCGCGCCGCGTTGCTTTGAAATTGAAGCCCGCTTAAAAACAGAGCTGGATATTCCAATTTTCCATGATGACCAGCATGGAACGGCGATCGTCGTTTTAGCAGCGTTGACCAATGCCCTCAAATTCGTGAAAAAGGCTTTACCGAGCATCAAAATTGTGATTAATGGGGCTGGAGCCGCGGGCATTGCGGTGGCGAAGTTGTTGCAAGAAGGGGGCGCGACGAATATTTGGCTGTGTGATTCGCAGGGCATTGTGTCGCGCGATCGCTCCGATTTGAATCCGGCGAAGCAGTCAATGGCTGTCGATACTGCCGGTAAATTGGCTGATGCGATGCAGGATGCGGATGTATTTTTGGGGTTGAGTGCGCCGGGGGTGGTTTCAGTGGAGATGGTGAAGTCGATGGCGGCGGCACCGATCGTCTTTGCGATGGCCAATCCCATCCCAGAAATTCAGCCGGAGTTGGTGAGTGACTGTGTGGCGGTGATGGCGACGGGCCGCAGTGACTACCCGAACCAAATTAATAATGTCTTGGCCTTTCCGGGATTATTTCGTGGGGCCTTGGATTGCCGGGCTTCGGATTTAACGACTCGGATGTTTTTGGCGGCGGCGCGGGCGATCGCCGATTTAGTGCCACCGTCCGAGATCCAGGCTACTCACATCGTGCCTTCGGCCTTTGACCCAGCGGTGGCAACGGCGGTGGCAGAGGCCGTACGGCAAGCGGCGATTGCGGATGGTGTAACGAAATGCTAG